In one Magallana gigas chromosome 7, xbMagGiga1.1, whole genome shotgun sequence genomic region, the following are encoded:
- the LOC105342003 gene encoding uncharacterized protein isoform X3: protein MQKIYVGIIFKEIILIINEMAANNAIQLGGINANDKLGNDLHNAAKQGNRKRLKKILTTGIQVDYPNNLGQTPLFCACYGNQEGAVDVLLSYGANPNEKSDSGATPVHVAALSGNLNILSKLLTHNGDLRLHDKDGRTTKDWALMQPNPKKRLQMIEFLEKTRLFALTRSGHDFRDTTHSEHPNRSRMALYIRNNPVVRMFNEKIRGQSSVNLDQLKSSPSLGYGKVYHDHQSSGGFMSTIPLVNETVLIHDPDGTTYDSGSFVVMQSMLWKHTKVTAKRLHRDVDAGTEVDLLIKEADYMGKLRHPCLLLLMGICQTNNLDGIVLLYENITFGSLYYHLHQKVEKMHTNQILEVCRQICSALLFLHDQNLVHCYVTSHAIGLVNPHQAKLGNFEYMLESDHCNMGKTSAVSSNRSDHVAYNWMAPEIMNQCPPSFVSDMYSYCCVVWEMLKCEIPWQKYGAEKIKKKLVHEAESLPVDTSRIPEKYHGILQYGLQRDPLHRFLNFSNVHQILQLSDQEISKYLKMVHQKEKFRSEHKKTANGKRHKHFGKPQESASSDSLNETVLRKEMADYDEVENKTSGKRKPKWSKTLEGKHDNRNQNGYKYGCNPNMRFVDEMNFTHKNVSWKLQEEQEGDKYYYTVGVKGSQNYQQQHSSPQPSTRKHNEKPLTDSESDLRQSESQTSKEVQHHEMQKPLVKKYSYLEAEQRSSPPKGHCSVKPASHCTAGNVEKPVEKQLTTAGSIYALYNSFYGDDGCNTPRKIDENKRNPYSTMPRKRKRMGATPDMRPREEYCPGKGSVRNLVDLFQTQESSHKFQQAVLCGRAKEYTETSLPKSPVQPRKIDFYGTEEKEKDTCCKPPSPYEKAPSAPPLYPTIESNVIACDSLTTVSSTTSAGPDNNLKESSSVESAVLDRWVSHSLQNCQKSLTDEIFNELAHKAEDELNEESARSKKNHKKKKKNKANKNVEQDQ, encoded by the exons GAAATTATactaattataaatgaaatggcGGCGAATAATGCAATTCAACTTGGGGGAATTAATGCCAACGACAAGCTTGGAAACGACTTACACAATGCAGCAAAGCAAGGAAATAGGAAACGGCtgaagaaaattttaacaacag GTATTCAGGTGGATTATCCTAATAATCTTGGACAAACACCTCTCTTCTGCGCTTGCTATGGAAATCAAGAAGGAGCTGTTGATGTTTTGCTTAGCTATGGAGCCAACCCTAATGA GAAAAGTGATTCAGGTGCTACACCAGTGCATGTTGCAGCTCTTAGTGGAAATTTAAACATACTCTCAAAATTGCTTACACATAATGGAGATCTACGACTTCATGACAAGGATGGCAGGACCACAAAAGACTGGGCTTTGATGCAACCAAATCCTAAAAAGCGTTTGCAAATGATTGAATTTTTAGAAAAGACCAGATTGTTTGCATTGACCAGATCTGGTCATGATTTTCGTGATACAACTCACTCTGAACATCCAAATAG AAGCAGAATGGCTCTGTACATAAGGAACAACCCTGTAGTTAGaatgtttaatgaaaaaattcgaGGTCAGTCAAGTGTCAACTTGGATCAGCTGAAAAGTTCGCCGAGTCTCGGATATGGCaag GTTTATCATGATCATCAAAGCAGTGGTGGGTTTATGAGTACCATTCCACTTGTAAATGAAACTGTACTGATTCATGACCCAGATGGTACCACCTATGATAGTGGAAGTTTTGTTGTGATGCAAAG CATGCTTTGGAAGCATACAAAAGTAACAGCCAAGAGGTTACACAGAGATGTGGATGCTGGAACAGAAGTTGATTTGCTGATTAAAGAAGCTGACTATATGGG AAAACTCAGACATCCCTGTTTGTTGCTGTTGATGGGAATTTGTCAGACCAATAACTTGGATGGAATTGTTCTATTGTATGAGAACATTACATTTGGTTCATTGTACTACCATTTACATCAAAAG GTGGAAAAAATGCATACAAACCAGATACTTGAAGTCTGTAGACAGATCTGTAGTGCTTTGCTGTTCCTTCATGACCAAAACTTAGTTCATTGTTACGTAACCTCTCATGCCATTGGTTTAGTCAATCCCCATCAAGCCAAGCTTGGCAACTTTGAGTACATGCTGGAAAG tGATCATTGTAACATGGGAAAAACAAGTGCTGTTTCATCCAATCGCTCTGATCATGTTGCATACAACTGGATGGCTCCTGAAATAATGAATCAATGCCCACCAAGCTTTGTTTCTGATATGTACAGCTATTGCTGTGTTGTGTGGGAAATGCTCAAAT GTGAGATTCCATGGCAGAAATATGGggctgaaaaaattaaaaagaagctTGTACATGAAGCAGAATCTTTGCCTGTTGACACTAGTCGCATTCCAGAGAAGTACCATGGCATTCTGCAGTATGGCCTCCAAAGAGATCCCTTACACAGATTTCTCAACTTCTCAAATGTGCATCAAATTTTGCAGTTATCTGATCAG gaaatatcAAAGTACTTAAAGATGGTTCACCAAAAAGAAAAGTTTCGAAGTGAACACAAGAAAACAGCAAATGGAAAGAGGCACAAACATTTTGGAAAGCCACAGGAGTCTGCCTCATCTGATTCATTGaatgaaacagttttaagaAAAGAAATGGCAGATTATGATGAGGTTGAAAACAAAACATCTGGAAAAAGGAAACCTAAATGGTCCAAAACCTTAGAAGGAAAACATGATAACCG CAATCAAAATGGCTACAAATATGGATGCAATCCAAACATGAGATTTGTGGATGAGATGAACTTTActcataaaaa tgTGTCTTGGAAACTTCAAGAAGAACAAGAGGGAGACAAATACTACTACACAGTTGGAGTTAAAGGGTCACAAAACTATCAGCAACAGCACAGTAGTCCACAGCCTTCGACACGCAAGCATAACGAAAAACCACTGACAGATAGTGAAAGTGATCTCCGTCAAAGTGAAAGTCAAACAAG CAAAGAAGTTCAGCATCATGAGATGCAGAAGCCTTTGGTTAAAAAATACAGTTATTTGGAGGCTGAACAAAGATCTAGTCCCCCAAAAGGTCACTGTTCAGTAAAACCTGCTAGCCACTGTACAGCTGGAAATGTAGAAAAACCAGTGGAAAAACAGCTCACTACTGCCGGTAGTATATATGCTTTATACAACTCATTTTATGGTGATGATGGTTGCAATACACCAAGAAAGATTGATGAAAACAAAAGGAACCCATATTCAACAATGccaagaaaaagaaagagaatGGGGGCTACGCCCGACATGAGACCAAG AGAAGAATATTGTCCTGGGAAAGGAAGTGTTAGAAATTTGGTGGACCTTTTTCAGACCCAGGAGAGTTCA CACAAGTTtcaacaagctgttttatgtgGGCGTGCCAAAGAATACACAGAG ACCTCCTTACCAAAATCTCCAGTACAGCCCaggaaaatagatttttatgGAACAGAGGAAAAGG aaaaagataCTTGTTGTAAACCACCAAGTCCATATGAGAAGGCTCCATCAGCCCCTCCATTGTATCCAACCATTGAAAGTAATGTCATCGCTTGTGATAGCTTAACAACTGTCTCCTCAACCACCAGTGCAG GCCCTGACAACAATCTGAAGGAAAGCAGCAGTGTGGAATCTGCAGTGTTGGATAGGTGGGTGTCGCATAGTTTACAGAATTGTCAGAAGTCACTCACAGATGAAATCTTTAATGAATTGGCACACAAAGCAG aagaTGAGCTGAACGAGGAGTCAGCAAGATCAAAGAAAAATcacaagaaaaagaagaagaacaaagcaaacaaaaatGTGG
- the LOC105342003 gene encoding inactive serine/threonine-protein kinase TEX14 isoform X5, whose translation MQKIYVGIIFKEIILIINEMAANNAIQLGGINANDKLGNDLHNAAKQGNRKRLKKILTTGIQVDYPNNLGQTPLFCACYGNQEGAVDVLLSYGANPNEKSDSGATPVHVAALSGNLNILSKLLTHNGDLRLHDKDGRTTKDWALMQPNPKKRLQMIEFLEKTRLFALTRSGHDFRDTTHSEHPNRSRMALYIRNNPVVRMFNEKIRGQSSVNLDQLKSSPSLGYGKVYHDHQSSGGFMSTIPLVNETVLIHDPDGTTYDSGSFVVMQSMLWKHTKVTAKRLHRDVDAGTEVDLLIKEADYMGKLRHPCLLLLMGICQTNNLDGIVLLYENITFGSLYYHLHQKVEKMHTNQILEVCRQICSALLFLHDQNLVHCYVTSHAIGLVNPHQAKLGNFEYMLESDHCNMGKTSAVSSNRSDHVAYNWMAPEIMNQCPPSFVSDMYSYCCVVWEMLKCEIPWQKYGAEKIKKKLVHEAESLPVDTSRIPEKYHGILQYGLQRDPLHRFLNFSNVHQILQLSDQEISKYLKMVHQKEKFRSEHKKTANGKRHKHFGKPQESASSDSLNETVLRKEMADYDEVENKTSGKRKPKWSKTLEGKHDNRNQNGYKYGCNPNMRFVDEMNFTHKNVSWKLQEEQEGDKYYYTVGVKGSQNYQQQHSSPQPSTRKHNEKPLTDSESDLRQSESQTSKEVQHHEMQKPLVKKYSYLEAEQRSSPPKGHCSVKPASHCTAGNVEKPVEKQLTTAGSIYALYNSFYGDDGCNTPRKIDENKRNPYSTMPRKRKRMGATPDMRPREEYCPGKGSVRNLVDLFQTQESSHKFQQAVLCGRAKEYTETSLPKSPVQPRKIDFYGTEEKEKDTCCKPPSPYEKAPSAPPLYPTIESNVIACDSLTTVSSTTSAGPDNNLKESSSVESAVLDRR comes from the exons GAAATTATactaattataaatgaaatggcGGCGAATAATGCAATTCAACTTGGGGGAATTAATGCCAACGACAAGCTTGGAAACGACTTACACAATGCAGCAAAGCAAGGAAATAGGAAACGGCtgaagaaaattttaacaacag GTATTCAGGTGGATTATCCTAATAATCTTGGACAAACACCTCTCTTCTGCGCTTGCTATGGAAATCAAGAAGGAGCTGTTGATGTTTTGCTTAGCTATGGAGCCAACCCTAATGA GAAAAGTGATTCAGGTGCTACACCAGTGCATGTTGCAGCTCTTAGTGGAAATTTAAACATACTCTCAAAATTGCTTACACATAATGGAGATCTACGACTTCATGACAAGGATGGCAGGACCACAAAAGACTGGGCTTTGATGCAACCAAATCCTAAAAAGCGTTTGCAAATGATTGAATTTTTAGAAAAGACCAGATTGTTTGCATTGACCAGATCTGGTCATGATTTTCGTGATACAACTCACTCTGAACATCCAAATAG AAGCAGAATGGCTCTGTACATAAGGAACAACCCTGTAGTTAGaatgtttaatgaaaaaattcgaGGTCAGTCAAGTGTCAACTTGGATCAGCTGAAAAGTTCGCCGAGTCTCGGATATGGCaag GTTTATCATGATCATCAAAGCAGTGGTGGGTTTATGAGTACCATTCCACTTGTAAATGAAACTGTACTGATTCATGACCCAGATGGTACCACCTATGATAGTGGAAGTTTTGTTGTGATGCAAAG CATGCTTTGGAAGCATACAAAAGTAACAGCCAAGAGGTTACACAGAGATGTGGATGCTGGAACAGAAGTTGATTTGCTGATTAAAGAAGCTGACTATATGGG AAAACTCAGACATCCCTGTTTGTTGCTGTTGATGGGAATTTGTCAGACCAATAACTTGGATGGAATTGTTCTATTGTATGAGAACATTACATTTGGTTCATTGTACTACCATTTACATCAAAAG GTGGAAAAAATGCATACAAACCAGATACTTGAAGTCTGTAGACAGATCTGTAGTGCTTTGCTGTTCCTTCATGACCAAAACTTAGTTCATTGTTACGTAACCTCTCATGCCATTGGTTTAGTCAATCCCCATCAAGCCAAGCTTGGCAACTTTGAGTACATGCTGGAAAG tGATCATTGTAACATGGGAAAAACAAGTGCTGTTTCATCCAATCGCTCTGATCATGTTGCATACAACTGGATGGCTCCTGAAATAATGAATCAATGCCCACCAAGCTTTGTTTCTGATATGTACAGCTATTGCTGTGTTGTGTGGGAAATGCTCAAAT GTGAGATTCCATGGCAGAAATATGGggctgaaaaaattaaaaagaagctTGTACATGAAGCAGAATCTTTGCCTGTTGACACTAGTCGCATTCCAGAGAAGTACCATGGCATTCTGCAGTATGGCCTCCAAAGAGATCCCTTACACAGATTTCTCAACTTCTCAAATGTGCATCAAATTTTGCAGTTATCTGATCAG gaaatatcAAAGTACTTAAAGATGGTTCACCAAAAAGAAAAGTTTCGAAGTGAACACAAGAAAACAGCAAATGGAAAGAGGCACAAACATTTTGGAAAGCCACAGGAGTCTGCCTCATCTGATTCATTGaatgaaacagttttaagaAAAGAAATGGCAGATTATGATGAGGTTGAAAACAAAACATCTGGAAAAAGGAAACCTAAATGGTCCAAAACCTTAGAAGGAAAACATGATAACCG CAATCAAAATGGCTACAAATATGGATGCAATCCAAACATGAGATTTGTGGATGAGATGAACTTTActcataaaaa tgTGTCTTGGAAACTTCAAGAAGAACAAGAGGGAGACAAATACTACTACACAGTTGGAGTTAAAGGGTCACAAAACTATCAGCAACAGCACAGTAGTCCACAGCCTTCGACACGCAAGCATAACGAAAAACCACTGACAGATAGTGAAAGTGATCTCCGTCAAAGTGAAAGTCAAACAAG CAAAGAAGTTCAGCATCATGAGATGCAGAAGCCTTTGGTTAAAAAATACAGTTATTTGGAGGCTGAACAAAGATCTAGTCCCCCAAAAGGTCACTGTTCAGTAAAACCTGCTAGCCACTGTACAGCTGGAAATGTAGAAAAACCAGTGGAAAAACAGCTCACTACTGCCGGTAGTATATATGCTTTATACAACTCATTTTATGGTGATGATGGTTGCAATACACCAAGAAAGATTGATGAAAACAAAAGGAACCCATATTCAACAATGccaagaaaaagaaagagaatGGGGGCTACGCCCGACATGAGACCAAG AGAAGAATATTGTCCTGGGAAAGGAAGTGTTAGAAATTTGGTGGACCTTTTTCAGACCCAGGAGAGTTCA CACAAGTTtcaacaagctgttttatgtgGGCGTGCCAAAGAATACACAGAG ACCTCCTTACCAAAATCTCCAGTACAGCCCaggaaaatagatttttatgGAACAGAGGAAAAGG aaaaagataCTTGTTGTAAACCACCAAGTCCATATGAGAAGGCTCCATCAGCCCCTCCATTGTATCCAACCATTGAAAGTAATGTCATCGCTTGTGATAGCTTAACAACTGTCTCCTCAACCACCAGTGCAG GCCCTGACAACAATCTGAAGGAAAGCAGCAGTGTGGAATCTGCAGTGTTGGATAG aagaTGA
- the LOC105342003 gene encoding uncharacterized protein isoform X2, giving the protein MQKIYVGIIFKEIILIINEMAANNAIQLGGINANDKLGNDLHNAAKQGNRKRLKKILTTGIQVDYPNNLGQTPLFCACYGNQEGAVDVLLSYGANPNEKSDSGATPVHVAALSGNLNILSKLLTHNGDLRLHDKDGRTTKDWALMQPNPKKRLQMIEFLEKTRLFALTRSGHDFRDTTHSEHPNRSRMALYIRNNPVVRMFNEKIRGQSSVNLDQLKSSPSLGYGKVYHDHQSSGGFMSTIPLVNETVLIHDPDGTTYDSGSFVVMQSMLWKHTKVTAKRLHRDVDAGTEVDLLIKEADYMGKLRHPCLLLLMGICQTNNLDGIVLLYENITFGSLYYHLHQKVEKMHTNQILEVCRQICSALLFLHDQNLVHCYVTSHAIGLVNPHQAKLGNFEYMLESDHCNMGKTSAVSSNRSDHVAYNWMAPEIMNQCPPSFVSDMYSYCCVVWEMLKCEIPWQKYGAEKIKKKLVHEAESLPVDTSRIPEKYHGILQYGLQRDPLHRFLNFSNVHQILQLSDQEISKYLKMVHQKEKFRSEHKKTANGKRHKHFGKPQESASSDSLNETVLRKEMADYDEVENKTSGKRKPKWSKTLEGKHDNRNQNGYKYGCNPNMRFVDEMNFTHKNVSWKLQEEQEGDKYYYTVGVKGSQNYQQQHSSPQPSTRKHNEKPLTDSESDLRQSESQTSKEVQHHEMQKPLVKKYSYLEAEQRSSPPKGHCSVKPASHCTAGNVEKPVEKQLTTAGSIYALYNSFYGDDGCNTPRKIDENKRNPYSTMPRKRKRMGATPDMRPREEYCPGKGSVRNLVDLFQTQESSHKFQQAVLCGRAKEYTETSLPKSPVQPRKIDFYGTEEKEKDTCCKPPSPYEKAPSAPPLYPTIESNVIACDSLTTVSSTTSAGPDNNLKESSSVESAVLDRWVSHSLQNCQKSLTDEIFNELAHKAEDELNEESARSKKNHKKKKKNKANKNVGSMKSQR; this is encoded by the exons GAAATTATactaattataaatgaaatggcGGCGAATAATGCAATTCAACTTGGGGGAATTAATGCCAACGACAAGCTTGGAAACGACTTACACAATGCAGCAAAGCAAGGAAATAGGAAACGGCtgaagaaaattttaacaacag GTATTCAGGTGGATTATCCTAATAATCTTGGACAAACACCTCTCTTCTGCGCTTGCTATGGAAATCAAGAAGGAGCTGTTGATGTTTTGCTTAGCTATGGAGCCAACCCTAATGA GAAAAGTGATTCAGGTGCTACACCAGTGCATGTTGCAGCTCTTAGTGGAAATTTAAACATACTCTCAAAATTGCTTACACATAATGGAGATCTACGACTTCATGACAAGGATGGCAGGACCACAAAAGACTGGGCTTTGATGCAACCAAATCCTAAAAAGCGTTTGCAAATGATTGAATTTTTAGAAAAGACCAGATTGTTTGCATTGACCAGATCTGGTCATGATTTTCGTGATACAACTCACTCTGAACATCCAAATAG AAGCAGAATGGCTCTGTACATAAGGAACAACCCTGTAGTTAGaatgtttaatgaaaaaattcgaGGTCAGTCAAGTGTCAACTTGGATCAGCTGAAAAGTTCGCCGAGTCTCGGATATGGCaag GTTTATCATGATCATCAAAGCAGTGGTGGGTTTATGAGTACCATTCCACTTGTAAATGAAACTGTACTGATTCATGACCCAGATGGTACCACCTATGATAGTGGAAGTTTTGTTGTGATGCAAAG CATGCTTTGGAAGCATACAAAAGTAACAGCCAAGAGGTTACACAGAGATGTGGATGCTGGAACAGAAGTTGATTTGCTGATTAAAGAAGCTGACTATATGGG AAAACTCAGACATCCCTGTTTGTTGCTGTTGATGGGAATTTGTCAGACCAATAACTTGGATGGAATTGTTCTATTGTATGAGAACATTACATTTGGTTCATTGTACTACCATTTACATCAAAAG GTGGAAAAAATGCATACAAACCAGATACTTGAAGTCTGTAGACAGATCTGTAGTGCTTTGCTGTTCCTTCATGACCAAAACTTAGTTCATTGTTACGTAACCTCTCATGCCATTGGTTTAGTCAATCCCCATCAAGCCAAGCTTGGCAACTTTGAGTACATGCTGGAAAG tGATCATTGTAACATGGGAAAAACAAGTGCTGTTTCATCCAATCGCTCTGATCATGTTGCATACAACTGGATGGCTCCTGAAATAATGAATCAATGCCCACCAAGCTTTGTTTCTGATATGTACAGCTATTGCTGTGTTGTGTGGGAAATGCTCAAAT GTGAGATTCCATGGCAGAAATATGGggctgaaaaaattaaaaagaagctTGTACATGAAGCAGAATCTTTGCCTGTTGACACTAGTCGCATTCCAGAGAAGTACCATGGCATTCTGCAGTATGGCCTCCAAAGAGATCCCTTACACAGATTTCTCAACTTCTCAAATGTGCATCAAATTTTGCAGTTATCTGATCAG gaaatatcAAAGTACTTAAAGATGGTTCACCAAAAAGAAAAGTTTCGAAGTGAACACAAGAAAACAGCAAATGGAAAGAGGCACAAACATTTTGGAAAGCCACAGGAGTCTGCCTCATCTGATTCATTGaatgaaacagttttaagaAAAGAAATGGCAGATTATGATGAGGTTGAAAACAAAACATCTGGAAAAAGGAAACCTAAATGGTCCAAAACCTTAGAAGGAAAACATGATAACCG CAATCAAAATGGCTACAAATATGGATGCAATCCAAACATGAGATTTGTGGATGAGATGAACTTTActcataaaaa tgTGTCTTGGAAACTTCAAGAAGAACAAGAGGGAGACAAATACTACTACACAGTTGGAGTTAAAGGGTCACAAAACTATCAGCAACAGCACAGTAGTCCACAGCCTTCGACACGCAAGCATAACGAAAAACCACTGACAGATAGTGAAAGTGATCTCCGTCAAAGTGAAAGTCAAACAAG CAAAGAAGTTCAGCATCATGAGATGCAGAAGCCTTTGGTTAAAAAATACAGTTATTTGGAGGCTGAACAAAGATCTAGTCCCCCAAAAGGTCACTGTTCAGTAAAACCTGCTAGCCACTGTACAGCTGGAAATGTAGAAAAACCAGTGGAAAAACAGCTCACTACTGCCGGTAGTATATATGCTTTATACAACTCATTTTATGGTGATGATGGTTGCAATACACCAAGAAAGATTGATGAAAACAAAAGGAACCCATATTCAACAATGccaagaaaaagaaagagaatGGGGGCTACGCCCGACATGAGACCAAG AGAAGAATATTGTCCTGGGAAAGGAAGTGTTAGAAATTTGGTGGACCTTTTTCAGACCCAGGAGAGTTCA CACAAGTTtcaacaagctgttttatgtgGGCGTGCCAAAGAATACACAGAG ACCTCCTTACCAAAATCTCCAGTACAGCCCaggaaaatagatttttatgGAACAGAGGAAAAGG aaaaagataCTTGTTGTAAACCACCAAGTCCATATGAGAAGGCTCCATCAGCCCCTCCATTGTATCCAACCATTGAAAGTAATGTCATCGCTTGTGATAGCTTAACAACTGTCTCCTCAACCACCAGTGCAG GCCCTGACAACAATCTGAAGGAAAGCAGCAGTGTGGAATCTGCAGTGTTGGATAGGTGGGTGTCGCATAGTTTACAGAATTGTCAGAAGTCACTCACAGATGAAATCTTTAATGAATTGGCACACAAAGCAG aagaTGAGCTGAACGAGGAGTCAGCAAGATCAAAGAAAAATcacaagaaaaagaagaagaacaaagcaaacaaaaatGTGG